The proteins below are encoded in one region of Phaeodactylum tricornutum CCAP 1055/1 chromosome 3, complete sequence:
- a CDS encoding predicted protein gives MKVKTLQRAPGAVERECSGDLRRQSRNLNPQYHVMQRAREYTRAVTAAKMDRMFAKPLVGNLGHGHRDAVTCTAVSRRALLPLASGAADGVVQLWDLQSRTSVATINAHNRVVTGMSFDVSGQAFYSCSDDGKVHRWSIHPQVENQDDEDDNNAVTEPTYGPLATWRCNGVFKSIDHHWHDDRFATASDSAVQIWSPTRSNALQTHDSLWGSDDTVTVVRFHPAERDLLAHVSADRGIGLHDTRTGAALKKTTLRMRSNDLQWNPMEPMNFVVANEDYNAYLFDMRKLSEPKTIYKGHVSAVMSVSWSPTGREFATGSYDRTVRIFKASQGGAARDVYHTKRMQRVFCVNYTMDHKFLVSGSDDTNLRLWKAHASEQLGQLTPREESAMQYRQALVRKYQHLPEVRKISKARKIPKAIKNQTKQAIIQKESKDRKHANRVKYGKDGEHEFVGERKKTVVKELD, from the coding sequence ATGAAGGTAAAGACGTTGCAACGAGCGCCGGGTGCCGTAGAGCGCGAGTGCTCCGGAGATCTCCGTCGCCAATCGCGCAATCTCAATCCACAGTATCATGTCATGCAGAGAGCCCGGGAATACACCCGCGCCGTCACGGCAGCCAAGATGGATCGCATGTTTGCCAAGCCACTCGTGGGCAATTTGGGACACGGGCACCGGGATGCGGTCACGTGTACGGCCGTTTCGCGACGGGCCTTGCTACCATTAGCGTCCGGGGCGGCTGATGGCGTGGTGCAGTTGTGGGATCTGCAGTCGCGGACTTCGGTAGCTACCATCAACGCACATAATCGGGTAGTCACAGGAATGTCGTTTGATGTTTCCGGACAAGCCTTTTACAGTTGCAGTGACGACGGAAAAGTACACCGATGGTCCATTCATCCGCAAGTTGAAAACCAagacgatgaggacgacAATAATGCGGTCACGGAACCCACCTACGGTCCACTCGCGACTTGGCGCTGCAATGGAGTTTTCAAAAGTATCGATCACCACTGGCACGACGACCGCTTCGCAACAGCGTCCGACTCGGCAGTACAAATATGGTCGCCCACCCGTTCTAACGCGTTGCAAACACACGACTCACTCTGGGGGTCCGACGACACCGTCACGGTGGTACGTTTCCATCCGGCCGAACGAGATTTGCTCGCGCACGTTTCCGCCGATCGCGGTATCGGCTTGCACGACACTCGCACGGGAGCGGCCTTGAAAAAGACTACACTTCGGATGCGATCGAACGACCTACAGTGGAATCCAATGGAACCCATGAATTTTGTTGTCGCCAATGAAGACTACAACGCCTACCTTTTCGATATGCGAAAATTGTCCGAGCCGAAGACGATCTACAAAGGGCACGTGTCCGCCGTTATGAGCGTGTCGTGGTCACCCACGGGACGAGAATTTGCGACGGGTAGCTACGATCGAACCGTACGAATTTTTAAGGCCAGCCAGGGGGGTGCCGCCCGGGACGTTTACCACACAAAGCGTATGCAACGCGTTTTTTGCGTGAATTATACGATGGATCACAAATTCTTGGTCAGTGGCAGTGACGACACCAATTTGAGGCTATGGAAGGCACACGCCAGTGAGCAATTGGGACAATTGACGCCACGCGAAGAATCGGCCATGCAATATCGACAGGCTTTGGTAAGAAAATACCAGCATTTGCCGGAAGTGCGCAAGATTTCGAAAGCTCGTAAAATACCCAAGGCGATCAAGAACCAAACGAAACAAGCTATCATTCAAAAGGAAAGCAAGGATCGTAAGCATGCTAATCGGGTCAAGTACGGAAAAGATGGAGAACACGAATTTGTCGGCGAACGAAAAAAAACGGTGGTCAAAGAATTGGACTAG
- a CDS encoding predicted protein, whose amino-acid sequence MIGQYAAEWEAKGGIFSLAQGVVWWREPTSSTQALISALQEKDSMLHMYGPDEGLIDLRDALQEKIRDENGLEHHQVMVTVGANQAYVNCVLTLVEEQDKCVVFKPYYFNHVMALQMTLPKDCLMVGSSSDDGIPDLKWLESNLRQDSSIKMVTIVNPGNPTGTLLSRDFLQKAVDLCRYYGCWLILDCTYEYFVPRGSRFDGCFKDPHVLHIFSFSKAYALAGYRCGYVTVSRDAHGVYEEMTKVQDTIPIAPSRISQIAALGAMKAGSSWVEEKVATLDTGRSAILKALEPLDQIMGGSGAMYIMGKLKDGSDDQEVARRLVQEFGVAVIPGSFCGSPGWIRVCYANLPPEKCLEAAVRLKKGILAVEEDASL is encoded by the coding sequence ATGATTGGTCAGTACGCCGCAGAATGGGAAGCAAAGGGCggaattttctctttggCACAGGGCGTCGTTTGGTGGCGTGAACCGACTTCATCAACACAGGCCCTCATTTCCGCTTTACAGGAAAAGGATAGCATGCTGCACATGTACGGACCCGACGAAGGATTGATAGATCTTCGAGATGCCTTACAAGAAAAGATCAGGGATGAAAATGGTCTGGAACACCACCAAGTTATGGTCACAGTGGGGGCAAACCAAGCGTACGTGAACTGTGTACTGACGCTGGTCGAAGAACAGGACAAATGCGTCGTCTTCAAACCGTACTACTTCAATCATGTTATGGCTTTGCAAATGACACTGCCGAAAGATTGCCTGATGGTGGGATCGAGTAGTGATGACGGAATTCCGGATCTGAAATGGCTGGAGTCAAACCTACGACAGGATTCTTCTATTAAAATGGTAACGATCGTCAACCCCGGCAATCCAACCGGCACTCTGCTGTCTCGGGATTTTCTTCAGAAAGCTGTTGATCTATGCCGATATTACGGTTGTTGGCTTATTTTGGATTGCACGTATGAGTACTTTGTACCCAGAGGATCGCGATTTGACGGCTGTTTTAAGGATCCGCATGTTTTACACATATTCTCCTTTAGTAAAGCATACGCCCTGGCAGGCTATCGATGCGGATATGTTACTGTTTCACGGGATGCACATGGAGTTTATGAAGAAATGACCAAGGTACAAGATACAATACCAATCGCTCCTTCGCGAATTTCACAAATAGCTGCACTTGGGGCTATGAAAGCGGGAAGCTCGTGGGTAGAGGAAAAGGTCGCCACATTGGATACCGGTAGAAGCGCTATTCTGAAAGCATTAGAGCCGCTGGACCAGATAATGGGTGGATCGGGCGCCATGTATATTATGGGGAAGCTGAAAGATGGGAGCGACGATCAAGAAGTGGCGAGGCGATTGGTGCAAGAGTTTGGGGTTGCAGTGATTCCGGGAAGCTTCTGTGGCTCTCCGGGATGGATCCGAGTGTGTTATGCGAATTTGCCCCCCGAAAAATGCTTGGAAGCCGCCGTACGACTAAAAAAAGGCATCCTGGCAGTTGAAGAGGACGCATCGTTGTGA
- a CDS encoding predicted protein: MAPSLPEPVPDSPSDGDPTLRTFTLYLIRHGEASHNVEEKLAQKQALEECIAQGHSPDDPVTKEKMEQARQAILENPDFFDARLSDLGKEEAEAARALIETWGDLPVPQEVFVSPLQRTLQTASRVFPDHPNIHVREELRERLTGRPADNRFSSTELSRRDSFKKFSFKHLRLNSIVNDLAGIFGGTSSTDLQELDRIEEKDEDLSGTARSSVVSFESNSSLHHNVTNTRSLHRLGSSCNADEVVEDEAKLRERTFKVFKLLLESEHDSIALVTHKGYLRTLERGHLHQPNARQFQNCEVRVYQATIHVERKEVERIVRLK, from the coding sequence ATGGCTCCGTCGCTCCCCGAACCTGTGCCAGATTCGCCCTCTGACGGTGATCCAACTTTGCGAACGTTTACGCTGTATCTTATTCGTCACGGCGAAGCTAGTCACAACGTGGAAGAAAAGCTAGCACAAAAGCAGGCTCTTGAAGAATGCATCGCCCAAGGGCATTCTCCCGACGACCCCGTCACGAAGGAAAAAATGGAACAAGCCAGACAAGCCATTCTCGAAAATCCCGACTTTTTCGATGCTCGTCTTTCCGATCTCGGTAAAGAAGAGGCTGAGGCAGCCCGAGCCCTAATCGAAACGTGGGGCGATTTGCCTGTTCCGCAGGAGGTGTTTGTCAGCCCTTTGCAGCGGACGCTACAAACCGCTAGTCGTGTGTTTCCGGATCATCCCAATATTCACGTCCGAGAAGAGTTACGGGAGCGACTAACCGGACGTCCCGCCGACAATCGATTTTCCAGCACAGAACTCAGTCGTCGAGATTCGTTCAAAAAGTTTTCCTTTAAGCATTTGCGACTCAACTCCATTGTGAATGATCTGGCTGGAATTTTTGGAGGAACAAGTTCCACCGATTTGCAAGAATTGGATCGaatcgaagaaaaggacgaaGATTTGTCGGGCACCGCTCGGAGCAGCGTGGTTAGCTTCGAGAGCAACTCTAGTTTACATCATAATGTCACGAATACACGCAGCTTACATCGGCTCGGAAGCTCGTGCAACGCCGACGAAGTCGTGGAAGACGAGGCCAAACTCCGCGAACGGACTTTCAAAGTGTTTAAGCTTCTCCTCGAGTCGGAACACGATTCGATCGCATTGGTAACTCATAAGGGTTATTTGCGAACCTTGGAACGGGGGCATTTGCATCAACCAAATGCGCGGCAGTTTCAGAATTGCGAAGTTCGTGTTTACCAAGCTACCATTCATGTCGAGCGTAAGGAAGTGGAACGGATTGTCCGATTGAAGTGA
- a CDS encoding predicted protein: MDNLAPVSDFDPKELPEGFTAAGNNSGASQEKQQQQAQKQAILEQALTPEALARLGRIKLVKAQKVAQLENTIVSMAMSGKLPGQISEGKLIEMLERGSAKAASINASSGAIKIQRKKYAFDSDDDDDDEDLM; this comes from the coding sequence ATGGACAATCTTGCACCGGTTTCAGACTTTGACCCCAAAGAGTTGCCGGAAGGCTTTACAGCGGCCGGGAACAATAGTGGCGCGTCACAAGaaaagcaacagcaacaagcaCAGAAGCAAGCTATTTTGGAACAAGCGCTAACGCCGGAAGCGCTGGCAAGACTAGGCCGCATTAAACTCGTCAAAGCCCAAAAGGTGGCTCAGCTCGAGAATACTATAGTCAGCATGGCCATGTCGGGGAAACTTCCCGGCCAGATCAGTGAAGGAAAATTGATCGAAATGCTGGAACGGGGCAGTGCAAAAGCAGCGAGTATAAATGCTTCAAGTGGTGCCATTAAAATTCAACGAAAAAAATACGCGTTCGATTcagatgacgacgacgatgacgaagatcTCATGTAG